A genomic segment from Blastocatellia bacterium encodes:
- a CDS encoding prepilin peptidase, with translation MTRSYKHRKIEKDLYCRCDGTKKIAAPPGQPPQAVAIVTNLVAGLLRRRGMANVPEPQRRFAASPRGALDVILRPPGRLGQQSRCTPSLDKAARLQDATCPMYEVINGTFGMLIAFLWGLIIGSFLTVVVHRVPRGRSIVRPGSHCPRCQAPIRPRDNIPVIGYLLLRGRCRACGQRISPLYPVIELTTAILFVVAFRQTGFSGLFILNCGFIAALIALAVIDAEHRILPDALTYPGFVLAVGLRAMIPSAQLKPDILSAIYLPFESEAEGDHQAALGAVMIALTGFFILLIEWLDYLVLGRKLDDAEAISPPDSAAYPADDGGQSLPGETAAEESRSEDRRSWLEWSVIGLALALGALFYVLTRQQPELAQAGIESLGRSLFGAAVGGGFLWFSRLAYFAVRRLEGVGFGDVKMMLVVGAYLGWQGAFMTILLGSILGSIYGVSLMIVRRERNPKMPFGLFLGIAALVALFVLQSV, from the coding sequence ATGACGCGCTCGTATAAGCACCGGAAGATCGAAAAGGACTTGTACTGCCGGTGCGATGGGACAAAGAAGATCGCTGCACCTCCGGGGCAGCCTCCGCAGGCGGTAGCGATCGTCACCAATCTGGTGGCGGGCCTGCTACGCCGACGCGGGATGGCGAATGTGCCGGAGCCGCAGCGGCGCTTTGCTGCCTCTCCACGAGGTGCATTGGACGTGATCCTTCGTCCTCCGGGCCGACTTGGGCAACAGTCTCGCTGCACACCATCCCTTGACAAGGCGGCTCGCTTACAAGATGCTACTTGCCCGATGTACGAGGTCATCAATGGCACGTTCGGGATGTTGATTGCCTTTCTCTGGGGCCTGATCATCGGCAGTTTCCTCACCGTCGTGGTCCATCGTGTGCCACGCGGACGGTCCATTGTCCGACCCGGTTCGCACTGTCCTCGCTGTCAGGCTCCCATTCGCCCGCGTGATAACATTCCGGTGATTGGTTATCTTCTGCTTCGCGGGCGCTGCCGTGCCTGTGGCCAACGGATCTCCCCGCTCTATCCGGTGATCGAGTTGACGACGGCGATTCTCTTTGTCGTCGCCTTTCGCCAGACCGGATTCAGCGGATTGTTCATCCTCAATTGCGGTTTCATTGCTGCGCTCATCGCCCTGGCCGTGATTGATGCCGAGCATCGAATTCTGCCCGATGCCCTCACCTATCCCGGATTCGTCCTGGCTGTGGGGCTGCGGGCGATGATTCCCTCGGCCCAGTTGAAGCCCGACATTCTATCGGCGATTTACCTTCCTTTTGAGTCAGAAGCCGAGGGGGATCACCAGGCCGCTCTCGGTGCCGTGATGATTGCCCTGACGGGGTTCTTTATTCTTCTCATCGAGTGGCTCGATTATCTGGTTCTCGGCCGGAAGCTCGATGACGCAGAAGCGATATCCCCTCCTGATTCTGCTGCGTATCCGGCAGATGACGGAGGTCAGTCTCTTCCGGGCGAGACGGCTGCTGAAGAATCTCGGAGCGAGGATCGGCGCAGTTGGCTGGAGTGGAGCGTAATTGGATTAGCACTGGCTCTTGGCGCTCTCTTCTACGTCCTCACGCGGCAGCAGCCGGAGCTGGCCCAGGCCGGCATCGAGTCGCTCGGTCGCTCCCTCTTTGGCGCAGCCGTCGGAGGGGGATTCCTCTGGTTCTCGCGCCTGGCGTATTTTGCCGTGCGGCGGCTGGAAGGTGTCGGCTTCGGAGACGTCAAGATGATGCTTGTGGTCGGAGCCTATCTCGGCTGGCAGGGAGCGTTCATGACGATTTTGCTCGGCTCCATCCTCGGCTCGATCTACGGTGTGAGCCTCATGATCGTCCGCCGGGAGCGGAATCCCAAAATGCCCTTCGGGTTGTTTCTGGGGATTGCTGCTCTGGTCGCCCTGTTTGTGCTCCAGAGCGTCTGA
- a CDS encoding TIM-barrel domain-containing protein has product MVEVTRREVLKGMSATAAGVFFGARGSRAQEELRILGRPVEIVVSPVSARAVRLSVVPLEAGRPAPIPQDGSLVRETWGAPAVRLRSLRSSQRVPSGDLVVWFSPEPLTIHIETREGRLVQRLQLDPRTGAMSFLPGDGPVLGLGQGGPQFDRRGSRDLMRSGQGGYRLRTHGGRVPIPWLIGTSGWAMFVHQPEGIFDLTGVEGRFEPRRPEEALPLDVFVIGTPEPREIMAEYARLTGLPEMPPIWALGYQQSHRTLAGRDEVLSVARTFREKKLPCDVLIYLGTGFTPSGWNTANGSFSFNRSVFPDPERMIRELHEMNFRIVLHVVILSRALRGTARDGCELARFDEEEAGCYWNLHRRVFAMGVDGWWVDEGDPLDRASRLVRNRLYWEAPQIDRPNERPYALHRNGHAGMQRYAAFLWSGDVYSTWETLRTHVPVAVNTGLSGIPYWGTDTGGFVPTKELTGELYVRWFQFSAFCPLFRSHGRTWHLRLPWGWNTGQLGPDEIRSYSDAANPDPSELRNPHVEPICRTYLEWRYRLLPYLYSVVREGCETGLPIIRALWLHYPRDSAAVGRGDQYLWGRDILVAPVTEKGATVRRLYLPSDLWYDFWTEERVDGGREVERTVDLATMPLYVRAGTILPLGPVKQYTMQPSEEPITLTIYPGANGRFVLYEDDGVTLDYRRGEQMKIEAVWNDRARRLGLRLVEGTRMLPPSPRRFHLRIASQKEVRTVVFTGEPVEVSL; this is encoded by the coding sequence ATGGTGGAGGTCACTCGACGCGAGGTGTTGAAGGGGATGAGCGCGACGGCGGCCGGGGTGTTTTTCGGCGCTCGCGGGAGTCGCGCTCAAGAGGAGCTTCGGATTCTGGGGCGACCCGTTGAGATCGTGGTTTCTCCCGTGAGCGCTCGCGCGGTGCGCCTCAGCGTGGTGCCGCTTGAAGCCGGTCGTCCGGCGCCGATCCCGCAGGACGGTTCGCTCGTTCGAGAGACGTGGGGAGCACCGGCTGTGCGACTGCGATCTCTTCGTAGCTCGCAGCGCGTGCCGTCGGGAGATCTCGTCGTCTGGTTCTCTCCGGAGCCGCTGACCATTCACATCGAGACGCGCGAGGGACGTCTCGTCCAGCGACTCCAGCTTGATCCGCGCACCGGCGCGATGAGTTTTCTCCCGGGGGATGGGCCTGTTCTCGGTCTCGGACAGGGAGGACCGCAATTCGACCGTCGGGGATCGCGCGATCTCATGCGCAGCGGCCAGGGAGGGTATCGCTTGCGCACGCACGGCGGGCGCGTGCCGATTCCCTGGCTCATCGGGACATCGGGATGGGCGATGTTCGTGCATCAGCCGGAGGGGATCTTCGATCTCACGGGGGTCGAAGGCCGGTTCGAGCCGCGTCGTCCGGAGGAGGCGCTTCCGCTCGATGTCTTCGTCATCGGGACGCCGGAGCCGAGGGAGATCATGGCCGAATACGCGCGTCTCACGGGACTGCCCGAAATGCCCCCGATTTGGGCCCTGGGGTATCAACAATCGCACCGCACGCTCGCCGGCCGAGACGAAGTCCTCTCCGTCGCCCGGACCTTCCGGGAGAAGAAGTTGCCCTGCGATGTGCTCATTTACCTGGGAACTGGATTCACGCCGTCGGGCTGGAACACGGCCAACGGATCCTTCTCGTTCAATCGGTCGGTGTTCCCCGATCCCGAACGCATGATCCGCGAACTACACGAGATGAACTTTCGCATCGTCTTGCATGTCGTCATCCTCTCGCGCGCGTTGCGGGGAACGGCACGGGACGGGTGCGAGCTGGCGCGATTCGACGAGGAAGAAGCGGGATGCTACTGGAATCTGCACCGGCGCGTGTTCGCCATGGGCGTGGACGGGTGGTGGGTGGATGAAGGCGATCCGCTCGATCGCGCGTCGCGCCTTGTGCGCAATCGCTTGTACTGGGAAGCCCCGCAGATAGATCGTCCCAACGAGCGTCCATACGCCCTGCATCGCAACGGGCACGCCGGCATGCAGCGGTATGCTGCGTTTCTCTGGTCGGGCGATGTCTACTCGACCTGGGAGACGCTGCGCACGCATGTTCCGGTGGCCGTCAACACCGGTTTGAGCGGCATCCCTTACTGGGGGACGGATACGGGAGGATTCGTTCCGACGAAGGAGCTGACGGGAGAACTCTACGTGCGATGGTTTCAATTCAGCGCCTTCTGTCCGCTCTTTCGCTCGCATGGGCGGACCTGGCATCTGCGCCTGCCCTGGGGATGGAATACGGGACAGTTGGGACCGGATGAGATTCGCTCCTATAGCGATGCTGCCAATCCCGATCCGAGCGAACTGCGCAATCCACACGTCGAGCCGATTTGCCGCACGTATCTGGAATGGCGCTATCGGCTCCTGCCGTATCTCTACAGCGTCGTGCGCGAGGGATGTGAGACCGGACTGCCGATCATCCGGGCTTTGTGGCTGCATTATCCTCGCGATTCCGCGGCCGTCGGGCGCGGCGATCAGTACCTGTGGGGGCGCGACATTCTGGTCGCGCCGGTGACGGAGAAGGGAGCGACCGTGCGGCGGCTCTATCTGCCGTCAGACCTGTGGTACGACTTCTGGACGGAAGAGCGCGTGGACGGGGGACGAGAAGTAGAACGCACGGTGGATCTGGCGACGATGCCGCTCTATGTGCGGGCAGGAACGATTCTTCCCCTGGGGCCGGTGAAACAGTACACGATGCAACCGAGCGAGGAGCCGATCACGCTGACGATCTATCCGGGAGCGAACGGGCGATTCGTCCTCTACGAAGACGATGGCGTGACGCTCGATTACCGCCGGGGGGAGCAGATGAAGATCGAAGCCGTATGGAACGATCGCGCGCGACGACTCGGGCTTCGGCTCGTCGAGGGCACGCGGATGCTGCCGCCGTCGCCCCGGCGATTTCATCTCCGGATCGCCTCGCAAAAGGAGGTGCGCACGGTCGTCTTCACCGGAGAACCTGTGGAAGTCTCGCTCTGA